A segment of the Gossypium hirsutum isolate 1008001.06 chromosome D10, Gossypium_hirsutum_v2.1, whole genome shotgun sequence genome:
CAATATtactctatttttcttcttcttaaacatatattttctcttctcttttattAAGTTGGAAGCTAAGGTTTTAAAATTACGCAGTGGATGTCCCACCTCTTGTTGTTGTTGCTGGTTCGAGAAGGATGTTCGAGTTTTGAACTCCAAGCTACAGTATAAGTGAGTATCAAGTGAGTCTTTATCCTGACTCATATAAGttaatttgtattaaaaatttgCATGTTAATATCACCATAGATAACTGGTAAGTGTGTGAAGCATAGTAATGTTGTTGCATGTTCACATTCGAGGTAAATGAGTTATTGTATGAATAAAAGATGTGTGATGTAAATTCATGTGAGTACCAAGTATGGAAAGATGAATTTTGTTAAGATAATATGAACAATTCAAGTATAAACATGAATATGGGTAAGTGTATTCTGTGTGGGAAGAACAAACATTCTTTGTGATGCCTCCAGTAAGGTAGGTACATTGCTAACTAAACTGGAAGATCACAATGATAACAAGAATAATCATTGTGATGCCTCCAATGAGATGAAGACTGGACTGACATATCACGACATGAATATGTGTAAGTCTATGTGGTTGAGACCCATGGCATAATATGATAATGAGAATATTCATTGTAATGCCTACGCTGAGATGTAAACCGGACTGACAACTCATGACATGAAGATATGCATAAGACCATGAGGGAGAAACCCATAGCACATTCTTAGAAAGCATGTGGAGACAGTAAACAAGCAACTCTATGTGATGCCTGTGTGGTATGATCTATAAGCCTTTGTAGCGTATTCTGTATTGCCTTTGTGGTGAATCTTGTAACGTCTATGTGGCGTAACCGATGATGTCTGTGTAGCAGAATCTGGTTAACTGCCTTTGTCGCAAGATCTGGGTAAGTTTTGAGATTTCTTCGATAGCTAATTCTATGATAAAGATCTGATAAGTCTAAAGTTAATTTGGTTTGTTTAGTCttaggataaaattgaatgagctTTAAGGGGCGTTTGTTGAAAGAGAGTATGCATCTGTATTTCTAAAGAGGGAATCTGCCATAGTAGTCTATTAGTACTGGATATTGGAGTATTCGTATTTATGAAAGGTCTAAGTGTTTGCTAAACTGAGTTTTTCTACACTATGTACAGATGAAAATTGAGTTATCTGGTATCCGCCATATTTGAATGGTTTTCATGTCTCGTTTAGAGGCCATCTAGAATCTAAGTCGTTTGGAATTCTTCTGGATGATCTAGAAAATTTCATCATCAGTATAAGTTTGATTTAGGGTTGATTCAAGATATGAGTTGATTGGTAGTCTGATAGCTATCAAATTCAGTATGAGAATCCACCAAATGTAATATCAGTAGGGAGTTCATCTTAAAAGATCAGTTAGTTTACTTATCCACTAAAGAATAATATCTGTGAATAAAAATCTTTAggaaaaacattcaatatttttttgaagaagaatCTGTTGAAAGTGGGCTTTGTATAGATATTCTTCTAAGAATGAGTAAGATATATACCATCTAGTAAGATATGAATTAAGCCAAGGAGTGAAGCGAGAGTTGATACGTTAAGTATGAAAGTTGGCGTATAAGTATATATCTGATATTAGGAAAGTATTTGCCAAAGATAATGATGTAATTCGAAATTTTCAAGATGAGAAGTTCAACTAGAAAGGATCCAAGGTATTATGTGTTAAAACTTGAGAAATTCTCATGAACTTACAAGTGTTTGTTCATGCTTCAGGTCCTATTGTGAGAGTGGGGTTGCTAGCAGGGACCAAGCTAAAAATGAGCCAGTGAAACGGCAAGttgggttattatgcatacagaagACATTTTAGGAGTATGGTGTATAGTATACCAtgccttaaagagtctatttttaataaaattttatgttgtaACGTTGTACACTGTTTAAtaccttaatttaattatttgatattctcttttatattaaataataatacaaagtatTATGAAGTATGTTTAGATATAGTTTACGCCTGTTATataaaatttctattttgtgTTGTAACATCCAATATATGGATCTGGTGGTTCGGGTCGAGTAGAGAGCGTTACACGGTTGAACTCTCCTAGACATTTTGGGCTATCGAAGTTGGTTAGTTCTCTCCATTATTGGGTTAAGAAGTGTTATGAAGCTCGATGAAACTAATTTGGGCATCCAAAAGATGTACACTATTGGGCTTGACCTCATCGTCCCAATGCTACAATATTGTTGCAACATTGAGCATTAGCATGTGAACTTCAACTCTTTCTTCCCTTCAAATCCATCAACCACCTTTATGGACGAAAGACTCATGTTTTAGCATATAAATCAACCAAAGTTCATTATTCCAATAACAATTTCCAATTAGTCTTACTTAACAGAAATTAGAATAATTACAACAAGAATTGTTTCAACCACCCTgaacttgaaattaaaatataagctTAAAACTATTGAAATAAATCTATATTCTAGAGTTATTAAAGGGAAGTAAAGTTCCATGTAATGAAGCCTAACTCCATAAGCAAGTGAGCCCCAAGCACCACATCATACCCTTTCAAAGCCAACAACAAATTCATTGCCTTGAGATTCCCATTGGACCCCCTAAATATTCTATTGGTAAACAAAAGACCTCAATTAGCCACAGTCACCTTTAAACTATATTGCTTCCAAACATGTATGTCCAACATCTTAGCCAATTTCACATTCAAGAAATTGCTAGTACTCCCTCAATCAATGAGTACCGCTACTGAATGGTCAACAAACTTGGTTTTCACCCTCATGGTACTGCCCCTAGTAGTGCCCTACATAGCATGAAGAGAAATAGTAGGAGCACCACAGAATCAGATGGCAAAGATACTCTCTTTCATCCATACAATCACCTATTGCCTATGGCTAGGCATGAACTTAGCCCCACACCAATAGTAGAGCCCCTTCTTTTTCCTATCTTCAATTTCAGCGAGAGAAGGTAGCTTAGCCCTCGATCCACCACTCACACGAAAAGTTTTAGCTAATGTCGATCCTTAACTGGAAACCTAACTTGCTACTATTGGAGAAGAATTCTTAGCAATCCCTGTACTAGGAAACAATTAACTAATCGTAAAGGGTGAAAAAGACCAAGAAGAAGCAGCCCGCTCCTCTGATTAGCCAACAAAATAGAATCGACTTTCTTGGCCATATGCAAACTCTCAATTAAGTCCTTAGGTTTGAaaaatctaacatactaacctatctccaacttcaaattgttaaTAAAAATACTACGGGCATACAATTCTGACAATTGCAACTGGTTGAGAATACTTACAAAAGATTCATAGTATTTATCTAATGTTCCTTTATACTTCAAGGAAACTAACTCAACAATTGGATCTTGGAACGTATTAGGGGCAAACCTTTCCTTCATTTACTTGAGGTAAGAGTCCTATTCCAACAATGAAACCCTTTCTTCTGTTGGTAATAGAAGTGATGCCAATATAAAACTTTCCCTTGTAGTTGAAGTATCACTGTCCTAATTTTAGTAGACTCAAGCACAAATTCTCCCTCAAATACTACTTCATTTTATACTACCACCCTCTTAAACAAGTCCCATCAAAGCGAGGACACTTcaacttatgatttttattgacaGCTTCACCCCCTCAACTAGGTCCAAAACCAACATCTTCAACAACCACGCGTCCACTAGCATCCTAGACAACCTCCTTAACAGGCAGCTCTCCTTAACAGGCAGCTCTAGAAGAGCACCTAAAATGCCTTTGCTTTCATAGGGTGAATCACTATCTCCATACCCTCCATAGAAGGCTCTAACTTActcaaataattttcaaataaccCTTTGATCTCCATTTGCAACTCAAACTTGAtctcaatcaagatttcatcatGCAACACTTGCATTCGAGCATCAATTTGTTTCTCTAATTCTTAGTTTTCCTTTGAAGTGTGAGAAGCATTATCACCACCAACcataacctggctctgatacccaAATGATGCAACTCAAAGTAATTCACAAAGAAGGAAGGAGGAAAAGAATAGCGAAAACAATTGTGTGTGTGAGAAAGAGATATGAGAGTTTTGGAATGATTTCTTTAGTGGGTAACAAAGTAACTACTCCTATCTTTAATACCCAATCACCGCATTTCATATCTATTAATACCTTTACAACCAATCGCTAAAGGGAAACGTATTGTTTCACTTAAACAATTCTATAACAAAAAGATAACAAAACTTaacaaaaaataacaacaaaagcaAAATGCTACTATTttgtttattcaattattttgctCATAACGCATCGGTGGTGCCTGTGGGCAAAGATGAAACAAGCGCCTAAAACGACCGCTCTAAATATGGTGGTTGTGGGTTAAAATAAAAAAGTCCAAAGAGAAAACTATGAGGAGAAataaatttgtaactttttatataaaaataatatactataaaatattaaaaatattcaacacttttttttaaatttttaatatgtttaaatattttacaagatatatttttgtttatatattattttttaaatatttttgaacttttataataaaaaaattgaattttatgtactttttattttgaaatttttataattataatttttttgaattttaagatTATGACTAAATTAATTGAATATGCAAACATCGagataaaattttattgaattttttaaaattatgaccaAATTAATGAATTGTGTAAAATGTTAAAGATCATGTTGCTATTATAATAATCAAAATAAGAAATGCTAACATTTCATCTAATGacaaaaagtattttaaaagtgaGGTGACTACAAAATGAAATTAtgactaaaataacaaaattttaaagtagGAGACCAAAAAAAATGCTTAGAAATTTGGGTGACTATTAGAGCTATTCATGGTTCGGACTACTCGTTTAGGCCCGAAAGCCCGCCCGAAATTTAAGaggatttggataaaaatattagtccTAATAAATGGATTTGGACAAAACaattaggcccgtttaaaatatgggtcaagCTCGGACTTGAACATTTAAGGCCCAAGCACGACCCAACCCATTTTTAAgtttctaatattttatattatgttctttttatatattatgtaatttaaaacacattacaaaaataaacttgtactaaatatataatactacttaaatataaactttaaaaactttaaatatatataattattaaatattaatataatataatataatataatataatataatataaatatttttaaaaataaaaataatattaatgaatCTAAAATGAGTTTGAATTAATCTTTTATAAATATGAacatatttaagtaaaattttaaattcttatttaaagttgagaacaacttaaacaaacataaatatattaatattatgtttaGAATTTAgagttttttacaaaaatattataaaaaaataaaaatttaccaaaatattataactttttttatttaccaaaatatatatttttttatttgtcaaaatatatcaaaaaaactaaaacaaaaacctgcaaaaaaatCAGATCGATGTGACGGTTTACTAGTCACGCCAATgggattggcggcaccaatggtgccaatacCATTGGCGGCACCAGTTAATAATAGGGGGTCGATGGTGGGGGGCagaaggagaaagaaagaaagaaagaaaggagaggaaagaaagaaaaagaaggacagaaaaggaaaggagaagagaaaaaaagaacgaaagaagaagaagaaaaggaaaagagaagaaaaaagaaagaaagaaggaaagaaaaggaaaggagaagagaaaaaaaaagaaaaagaagagggaaggaaggaaaaaaaagaaaaaagaagaaggtaattttatttataaatttaattttttttgtaatatttgtgtatttaaaatttatgttatgtacattatagttattttattattttatttagcatatatattttatgaaatatatttagaatgaaaaaataatggtatgtacattgtatgttgattagagatttttttatgaaatttacttaggaatttgaaattaaaattttaggaaaatagcattaaaagtaaaatgacaaagaaatatatttaagaaaacataaaatccgaaaagaaaaaagggaattgtatatttatcgaaaataataaaatgcgggAAAAATACGAAAAATGCACATGTAAtagatttaaaacataataaattgaaataatgtaaaattataaaataaaaaattacaatatttaaaaaaaaaaaataaaatgcggataaaaaaatacaaacaaatggcCGATGTAAGAgtgtattagtaaatttttttaaaaaattcaaaaataatttatacaaataattgaaacaaaatgtactgaaataatataaaataataaaatacggaaataatatagttttattgaaagtaataaaaatcgggaAAATAATAATACGACCAAAGCGCAGGGGAAAGGGTTTATTGCGGGTTTtttagcaaaatattacaaaaaaaataccaaaatattataaattttttctttatttaccaaaataatagagGAAAAAAAAGGGTGATGGAGGGAAAAAAAGGCGGCACAAATATGTGGCTAATTACCTTTTaatccctccttatttattattttcttttattcccacttaacacactaaattaataaatttcaaacatgatgcactgaaataatgtaaaattataaaagactaagtttatgatattttttaaagtaattcagaaataattaatacaaaatatttcaaagaaaatgtactgaaataatataaaacaataaaatacgagaataatatatttttatttaaagtaataaaaatcgagaaaATAATACGAGTAAAGGGCAGGGGTAAGGATTATTTTTTacaccaaattaatttaaatagcaCACTAGAGTAATAAATTTCAGTCATTATgcactaaaataatgtaaaattataaaattagaaattatgatattttttaaagtaataaaatgcggagaaaaaaatatgaataaatggcTGAAGTAagatttttttactaattttttgttcaacttgcaggcatcgcaatggctAGATTGATACGAAGCGATATTAGACACATATCTGATGCGGCTAATAACGAGGTATGATTCATTATTTGTTAATCAgaagttctatttatttaaaaacgatATTAGcagtatatacaaataaattatgttatcgtAATATTTTTCTGTAATTTTACACTATCAGGACTCGTTCCGAGTATTAAGGGGTCGTGTGAGTGTTTTAAAGATAACTCTGGATGCACGATTTATGTCGTACCTGGAGCTAGCCGGATTTGCGTCAGTAGCATTGATCCGGTCCTCCGACTTGCGGTTTGATTTATTATCTGCGCTTGTGGAGCGGTGGCGTCCGGAGACCCATACTTTCCATTTTCCGTGCGGGGAGTGCACGGTGACCTTGGAGGACGTTGCACTACAGCTTGGGCTCCCAATTGACGGGAGTCCTGTAACGGGAGTATCTTCATTCACCGATCCGGCTGCAGTTTGCTATCAACTCCTTGGAGAGTCACCAGAGGATGGTGATAAATATTTTTCCGGCATAAAATTTACATGGCTAAAAGCCAAAATATGTGGATTATCAGCGACCGCCACTGAAGGTGAGTTGATGTGCGCTGCTCGAGCGTACATCATGCATATGATAGGGGCAGTACTCATGCCTGATGCAAATGGAGACAGTGTGCATTTGTCGTACTTGCCCCTGCTAGCTGATTTCTCCTTTGCTAGGTCGTATAGCTGGGGTTCCGCCGTTCTAGCAACGCTGTACCGGGAGCTTTGTCGGGCGACAGAGCCGCAAGTTAAAGACATCGGCGGATGCCTCatactactgcaatcatgggcgcTTTATCGGATGTCGTTTTTGGCACACGTTAGTCACCAACCCTATTTGTATCCACTGCCACtcaggtgataaaatataaattgtcatTATTTGTAGTCATAATATATATGGTAATGttaccaaccctaaaccctatactATTTTTTGTAGGTGGACGACCCATTCAGGCATCGGGAAGTCGAGTGATGTCCCGATATACCACCTCAGGATTGAACAGCATGCCCGGGAAGGGGTAAGCTGCTATTCTAATATTTCTGACATCTATTCTATTTCTATATCTTATTCACATGTTATCAGTTGAACTCGTTACAATGTTATTACtcatgcagtttatatggatgACATACCGGAGGCCAGAAATTACAAAGTTGTACCCTCGTTCGCACTCGTTGGTTCCCACATATGGTGTACCAACacaccaattataaatttcaacgtCGTCGAGTGGTATCACGGCGATCGGGTGCTTCGGCAGTTTGGCTGCATCCAACCTATCCCGGATCTGCCGTGCCAGTTGGGGGATGATCACGGCTTGACAAAGAGAGGAAGAGTTCAATTGGACTGGGGAATTAAGCACCGGAAATATGTCGCACTGTGGAACGATCGATTGCGCCGAATTCCTCAGATGGTTATGACTACCGACCTGCAACCATCATTGGAGTATACACAATGGTACCATAGCTGCGGGAAGCCGTATTTACTTGGAGGGCAGTCGACTGTAATCCCTCCCTACGTGCAGCAAGTTTGGGGATCGAACGCAGCGAGCGCGCTGGATCCGGATCCGACGGCATATTATTCTCCGCAACAGGCAGAGCCCGAGCAGGACCCCCAGCCTGATCCCGGAAAATCACAGTCAAATGTGGATTCGCATGGCTATCGTCCGGATTTGGTGGACGGTGAATATTATCCGAGCTTCGTAGAGGGCGAATACGCCTACGAGTTTGAACTGTTTGGATCCCCCCGGCCGCAGTACGGCATGCCCGGCCCGTCCGACAGTATCCGCAGCATTATGGGACTCATGATGGTTCAAGTTCGTCGGCGGCAAACGAGCAACAGGACCTTTCCTCTATGTTTTTCACACCCCCACCTACGGACGATGAGGATGTTAGTCGTCGCCCAGGCCGTGAGCGTTGACCTCCGCGTAGGTATACCCCCCGGACAacaccatcgaaccatcaattttaggggtttagggtactttttgtataaatttaatatttgtattttagtTTTTGCTTACTTCtgaattttatgtataaatatccattattctatttttttcattatattaa
Coding sequences within it:
- the LOC121222060 gene encoding protein MAINTENANCE OF MERISTEMS-like, which encodes MARLIRSDIRHISDAANNEDSFRVLRGRVSVLKITLDARFMSYLELAGFASVALIRSSDLRFDLLSALVERWRPETHTFHFPCGECTVTLEDVALQLGLPIDGSPVTGVSSFTDPAAVCYQLLGESPEDGDKYFSGIKFTWLKAKICGLSATATEGELMCAARAYIMHMIGAVLMPDANGDSVHLSYLPLLADFSFARSYSWGSAVLATLYRELCRATEPQVKDIGGCLILLQSWALYRMSFLAHVSHQPYLYPLPLR